A stretch of Natator depressus isolate rNatDep1 chromosome 2, rNatDep2.hap1, whole genome shotgun sequence DNA encodes these proteins:
- the SEC61G gene encoding protein transport protein Sec61 subunit gamma, producing MDQVMQFVEPSRQFVKDSIRLVKRCTKPDRKEFQKIAMATAIGFAIMGFIGFFVKLIHIPINNIIVGG from the exons ATGGATCAAGTAATGCAATTTGTTGAGCCCAGCCGCCAATTTGTAAAAGATTCCATCAGGCTTGTTAAAAGATGCACTAAGCCAGACAGAAAAG AATTCCAGAAGATTGCCATGGCAACAGCAATAGGTTTTGCGATAATGGGATTTATTGGTTTCTTTGTGAAATTGATCCATATCCCTATCAACAACATCATTGT TGGTGGCTGA
- the LOC141983487 gene encoding putative protein FAM10A5: MGDENLKVTDEMMKQAIEKKREAFDAVGKGELQRAVDLFTDAIKLNPRLTILYANRASVYVQLQKPNAAIRDCDRAININPDSAQPYKWRGKALRLLGYWQEAAEDLSLACQLDYDEETNAMLNEVQPRAQKITHHWRKYEQKQKEKRFKEALERMKKAIEEREGAQFQTPEEQERENKKELCQWTMGTRRNSS, translated from the exons ATGGGCGATGAGAATCTGAAGGTAACAGACGAAATGATGAAGCAGGCCATTGAAAAGAAGAGGGAGGCTTTTGATGCGGTAGGTAAAGGAGAACTTCAGAGAGCTGTTGACTTGTTCACAGATGCCATCAAACTGAACCCACGGCTTACAATTTTATATGCCAACCGAGCCAGTGTCTATGTGCAGTTGCAGAAGCCAAATGCTGCCATTAGAGACTGTGACAGAGCCATAAATATCAACCCTGACTCCGCACAGCCCTACAAGTGGCGAGGGAAAGCGCTTCGGCTCCTGGGTTACTGGCAAGAGGCTGCCGAAGACCTGTCCTTGGCCTGTCAGCTGGATTATGATGAAGAGACCAATGCCATGCTGAATGAGGTGCAGCCAAGGGCCCAGAAAATCACCCACCACTGGAGAAAATACGagcaaaagcaaaaagaaaagagatttaAGGAGGCCCTGGAGAGAATGAAGAAAGCCATCGAGGAAAGGGAGGGAGCTCAATTTCAAACACCTGAGGAACAGGAAAGAG AGAACAAGAAGGAGCTCTGCCAGTGGAC